TTGTGGTATTGGATTCATCCATTATTCCATTTATCTTTCATTGTCTCACcaaatcaaaaaaacaaaaaacaataatgtaTCTAATTCACTCTAAAAATATCCCTTCAAACCACTTCGGTATAATTTAGTTCATTTGGTCCAATTAGATCCATTTCGATCCAATTTTGACCACTTCAGTCCATTCAGTCAACTTTGGTCCACAtcggtccattcagtccactttggtcattCGCTctttttggtccattttggtccacttcagtccCTTAGGTCAACTTTAGCCCAttcggtccattcagtccacttcaaTCATTTGCTCtttttggtccactttggtcccttAGGTACACTTTAGTCCATTCAGTCCTTTTGCTCCATTAGGTCCACTTTGGTCTCTTAGGTCCAGTCCATTTAGTCcttttggtccactttggtccaattCAGACCATTTGGTTCAACTCAGTCCATTTGGTCTAGTTtagtccattttgtccacttcaGTCTATTGTTCCCAATCAGACACTTAGCTGTTTTAAGCATGGCCGAGTTAAGTTGAGCCTAGAACAATTTGATTGAATTAGTAAATGATATGAATTTTGTGTTGTTTCATccttattaataataacaaaaaaaggtGTATAACATATCCAATTTCATCTGTAAATTTTGAAGCAAAGTGATAGTAAAAGTCATGTCAAAACTATTactaaaatctcaaaaattaagttaatataaatcataactaaacaaaattaaaataaaatagtcttGTAACGTAAACACATAATGCGAGACTCATGTTCTTGATAATTTGGagcatatattatttttttctctaaattttatatgaaattcATATAACATGCACGCTAGATTctttattaattgttaaaaataagtttgacaCTTTTCAGTTAAAAATTATCTAGAAATAAATAGAAAGTTAGAATGTGTAATGTTTTGAATAAACTTCATAAAAATTACGGATGACAAACTAAATTAGTGTAAATTTTAGGAACTATGAAGTAAGAACGTTTCACAAATGGTTAGGCCCAAGCAGAATACAATAGAAAAGATCAACCATATATGGTGGTTTGGGATATTGCAAGATCCTAGGAGCTGATGTAGCACTCCTCTGTAGTTGAGTTCAGTAGTTGTTACTGAGTCCTTGGGCTTAGGAAATTCTAGGCCTTATATGGTATACTCActcaaaaacatgtttttagttttcaaacaatattacatgtatttctacacatttttcatttacacgtatttccacacatgttttcaagcacatgttttcagtttttaagtgcatgtaccaaacacccccccTAACATCTCAGCTCAtgaatagaaactaagtttAGGACAAGTATATGTTGTTGTTAAAGGTGCCTAtaaattgagttacaagactcttaacAATCATCTTTAGCCTCGTATCTCTATGTGTCCTTGACCATCCTCTCAATGTCTTGATTGGGTAGTGATCTTCCTTTTCATACCACAGGTCTTCTCTTTAGTGGAAACATTAAGTATTCCATTACATCAATGGCAGCCTGAATGTCTCTACTGAGGAGAAGATCACTGGTGTATATGAATGAGTTACTCACCCTTGTATTAGACTctctttttaagagaaaaaggaaattaatcTTTGTTTGGTATCAGAGGAAATGGATGGCTTCCTTTTGTCCATGAAAGATTTTTACTATTGCTAGTGACTTGGGGTAGAGTATGAGAAGTGGGTGTTGGAGTTGATGACAAACTCATGTATTGCAAATTATGCCATGCCATACTTATCAGATGCTATAGCTCTAATATTAGCAAGGGTTAGAGACAAGTCAAGTGGTATTTacttttgtgtttatttatgagcaactctttgttttgtttttttttttttttttctttttctttttttttgagaattgttGTGTTTTCTATTTAATGTTTATCTAAactgataaaaaaatttccctacTGTTTAGCATGTTACATTTACTCTTCCAGTTCCTAGAATGTAGATGCTTTCTTCTCTTCCCTAGTTTGAAAATAGCAAAACATTGAAGTAATAATGGCTGATATAAGTAGCAATAGCTTGGTaactttttattactttttgtgGTGTTTGTTGATGgcatcaaaataattttgtagtTTAGTAATGTTTATTTGGGAAAGCCAAAGGGGTCCCAAAAGTTTGATAAAATTGTGCAATCAATAGTCATTGGACTTTAGTAGTGGACTAGATTTCTTGCAAAGAGAACAAGATCGAATAACAACAGCGCATAATCTACAATATCAAGATTACACAAACTAATTAAAGTTCTTTTTTGGATGGAATCACACCCTAATTATCTCAAAGAGTTGTGTTGTACTGAAATCTGTCCAACTTACTCGGAGGGGATAAACATTAAACACTTGTAaagattaactttttaattttaattttacattttggATGATAAGCCTTAAGATTGTATATTTAACCCTTGATATAGTttagcaaaaattaaagaattccATGATTTGATGATGCTGatagtttttggatttttttaggTACCGTCAATTACTCCTGAATGAATGCCTCCTCAACCGTCCaagagagggggaaaaaaattgtggagGTGGCTCTTACAACAAAACATCAGATTTCACTTACAGTTGGAAATAGAAGGATTTAATTATATAGACAAGGTTTCTGACCCTGCATTCCAATTAGATTTCATCATTGCTCCAAAGCCTAAGTGATACTAGttgaattacaaaactcttaattaGTTAAGGTCTAATTAAGTATGTAAAtgactttatcaaaaaaaaaaaaagtacataaatGGGTTCAAGTTATTTTAACCGATAAATATGTTTGAATAATCTATGGGTGATTAAATCCCAcctacataaaatataaatcaattgaTATCTTAACATGATGataataaattgtatccatatatttcaaattctaattaatctgattttttttttctttggatacATGCACTCCAATGAAACTCACACCTACATGCACGAGTATTGAACATCACTCCAATTTTCTTCCTTACCTTTTAAGCATAATTACTTGTCTCTTGCGTAAGCTTAAGAAGGAAAAATTGTTGTGCCGTTGAAAAATAATCCATTCAAAGTTGTGAGTTTCAGCTAATTTAGGAAGGTGATATTACAATATCTTTGCAAATATGGAGAATAAATAGGAACAAAGAACAATATAGTTATAGTTGTTGGGTTAGAATTTTTGAGCATATCTTGTCTTAatgaataatattttacaacttAGACGTTGCATATGAAAACATACCTTCAAGCCTATATAAATTTAAGTGCAGCACCTATTTTAAACATTGCACTTAGTGAGTTCTAGAAAAGGAGTTAAACAAGAAAGTGAAAATCATGGAGTACccttcttttttgaaaattttcattttcatgatGAATGCTCAATTTGTTAGAAACATTTTTGGTTATAAGGAGTTTTGTATCCTAAAAGGTCTTTGTTTATGTGATAGGTGCTATATGGGTGTAGGTTCTGTTGTGTGTACGAATGTTGATGTGTGTGTAGTGCAAGTGCTGAAGAGGTGCAGGGCTGAAGCTGTGCACGTGCTAAGACTGTGCTGTGCTGAGCTGGAGGCAATTAAAGGCAGAGCTGAGTTGGAGTTAGGTAGTTATGGCAGAGCTGAGTTGGAGTTAGTTAGGTAGTTATTGTGATTAGTTGTTATGCAGTAGTTAGTGGATGAATCAGATTGTATAAATAGATTAGGGAATGAATTGTAAGGACCATATGTGAAATGTATAaacttgttcttcttttcctttgtttcttccttatctctttttcttcttctttcctttagCTATGTTCTTTAAGTCTTGGAGGCCTAGTTTCCCTCAAAGAAACTACCAAAGTGTTCTTGATTTCAATCATATTAGCAGGATCTTATCATTATGTTAGAGTATCAAGAGAGCTTTTTCTAACTTGGATCTCTCCTAAGCAACAGGTAACCAATCATGTTTTTGTTGTTCattgttattaaaaataatattgaattCTTCTAGTAAAAATGTTAGTTCTTTTGCTTTAAATTTGGTTTAATGTTGTTTCTTTTTCGTCTACTGAATATTGTCTTTTCTTGAATGTGGCAGGAAGTCTCTCCCTCTCTAAATTTGCTTAAAACCCCCTTACTATGAAGGccaaaatagtaaatttatttttgtaattgaagtATATTGCATATACTGGCTTCTAAGGGCTTACACATTTGGCTTCGTTAAATTGAGACATCATCTCCACCAAATCCAGCTCCTTCTTCACACCACAATCTACCACTGGAGTCATATCAACTGGAATATCCATGTCAAAATCATTCTCATCCACAACTACTGGAGCACAATGCAGCATATTCTCATCAACCACAGGACCACAAGGCATTTGATCATCAAAATTGTTCTCATCCATAATAGGAGCATTATTAGGTATGTCATCAAGAAGAGAATCGATACTACAGCTCTCCTGAAACATGTTTTCGTCGAAACAAAAGTTTGGAACCTCATTGAAATCATAGTTTGGAAACAACCGAGCATTAGGGCAAAACTGATCAGTGTACTGGGGCAGCTGAGTTGGTGTTTTAGTGGTGGTGTTATTGGCTGTGGCATTACTAGAAGaagtttttcttctgttttgCACCATGTTTGATGGGTCCAAGTTCAAGCCCTTGATGTATTCTTGTAGAAGAGAGCCTCTAGGGTACTTTGAACGACATTTTCGTTTCGAGTATTGCCTTCTTTTGGTTGCATTCCAATGGTTCTTGATGGAGTTTTCAGTTCTCCCTGGCAACCTCTTTGCAATCTCTGCCCATTTATTTCCAATCTCTGCATGTGCCTGAATTAGTACCTTATCTTCCTCTTCACTCCATGTATCCTTCTGCAAAGTAACGAAAGAATATGAGCAAAAATAAAAGGCATTTTCATGCAATGGTTTCTAGTGTTAAAAAATGCATATTTGTATCTCCATTTTAATCAATGAATTCCATAAAAACATGTAGGGATAAAGATAGAATAATATAGAatcaatgaaaaagaaattaataaaaccttGATGTCTGGTCTAAGATGGTTATGCCATCTCTCTCGGCATTGCTTTCCTATCCTCCCAGGCAACATTTGAGCAATATAAGACCATTTTCTCACTCCATATTGCTTAACCAGTTGAATCAAATGCCTGTATTTACATGCATCAATACATGATAAAGACAACCAAACATGGGGAATAACAAAAGAGCAATACTAGagaaacacaaaatttgacaacttttttcacaacttgttaATATGATAAGTTGTGATTGTAGTAATATTAGTTTCACATAGGTTTATCATcgatatcacttttattatacGTAAATCATAATAAATCAAGTCAATAGTtgtaaaaacatgaaaaaatttgtgaaattttttgtattgctAGATTTATAGAtaagaaaaatacataattaATAGGTTCTTGATTGTCTCACACTTTTAACATTCACACTCCATACACATTGAATAATCATTTACAAAGTGTGGATATCAAGTATCCacataaaattcatatttttcaaactaATGTCCAATGGGTATGGAGTGTGAATATTGAACGTGTCAGacaataatttatctaaataatgtaaaaattatccatatatgtgtatatatatttatttattgaggaATGAAATCTTTTGTACCTGTCTTCTTCAACTGTCCATTGACCCTTAACAACATTAGATTTCTTACAAcctttttggggttttttagTTATTGGCAATGCTCTATTCTTGTTCATGCCAATTTTTTTGTAGTACCCATTTTCTGCTGATATGCATGAGACTTCATCTGGTAAAACAAAATTCAGAGGTTTTATTATGTCTCGGCAAGTAGTAAAGACCATTTGACTCTGATCTGATCCCATAATATCAATGGGATTTCTCTGAGGGAGATTCAAGTATCCTCCACTTTGGAAATTTGGTATTTCTTAACTTTTGATGGATACTTTAACAACCACAATTAagaatttaataaatatgtaataagtatattaaatataattaagcAGTTACATATAGCATATGGTCAAGGAAGGTCATGGTTTCAGATATGTGACAATAGAATTGAGTACGGTACTTGTTGGTATAAATACTCTAATCATACACACGTGGCATAAAGGCATTGGCTAGATTGATGGGCATTTTTGTCTTTCAGAATTTGTTTTACGGtttcttattttaaataaaatgaaatttactccacaaattaattctgattggaaGCAATGTTTTGCAACATGTAGTAAAATGGTTGAACATATTTATGACCATCTTGACCTTGTTTTTACTTATTATATGCTGGGAAAAAGTAATATGCAATTTGATGAGGATTTAACTCGTTGTCTTTTAGAATATGTTTAAGGGcttcttattaaataaaaagaaaatttactccacaaattaattttgagtgaaggcaatttttttgcaacatgTAGTCAAATAGTTGAACATATTTATAATCATCTTACCTTTGTTTTTACTTACTACATATGGGACAAGTTAATATCCAATGCTGAGGGTTTAATATCGGGATGCATTTGTTGTTTGAGAAATTGGGTCAATGGAAATTATGCAAATGTGTCCTGAGCAAAAATCTCATTTAATTACtttaatttgggaaaaaaaaaactttaatggTTTTAATATagctatttataaaaaaaattacaaagcataattttcaattgataaacATTGTAGAAGATGGGAAACTGTAAAATGCCCTTTATGACTTTAAGTTTGTAAACATTGGTTTGTTCCATATTACCATACAAATACTTATTAGTGCTTGTGATAATTTATTCTGATACAAAGAGATCATacgttataatttttttattatttaagctCACCtctactaaaataaataaattttataatcatatcaatACAATATAGTGAAGAAAAACATCCTATATTCCTATAgccataaataaatttaggcTCTTGCTGCTTCAACTATTATCATTTCTTTgcactttaaattttttttctccttttttttttttttctcctatacACTTTCTTTCACATAATTTATTTGACATGATATAATCATATGACCATGATGGTGTCATTACACTGCTCAAGTTGACtgttattaataattttgaCTAGGTTAGAGAGACCTAGCCAATTAGAAGTATCCATCTAGAATAATGCCAATATCATAACAAAATTCATAACTTTTGCCATAACTTGCCCACCTGGCAAGTTGTGAGtgatgaaataaaaatggtggGTTCATATGGGTCCACAACTCTACCGCTCATAATATCATTAAATGGGcaaattgttggttttgttgtgatattaGATTCATCCGTTATTCTATTTATCTTTTACTTTctcgtaaaaaataaaattaaaaacaataatgtGTCTAACTCACTCTGAAAATATCCAATATTTAGTATTAAAAGTGATAATTTGTTGTAACTGAAGTTGAATTCTATACTCAAAAATCAACCCCTCCCTCTTGACGACAAATTTAATTAGCCATTAAGGATAAAATTTAATGGTAAATTTAGTGGTGGAGAATGAAACACAATGGAAACACGACTCATCTCATTTAATTAACCAACATTATTTACTAAGATATGTTATGATGAAAACGCTATGCAATTAATGAACCTCTAATTGTGCATCAAAAGTTCTTAATTATAGATATTCTTAGCTATTATAGCTAATACTTGTTAAATACCCCTacctactttttatttttgggtctaTTAAATGtcactttgtttttttggtcTTGAAACAGAGCACAACTTCTAAACGAACCATTGAGGAACCTTATGTCCTCCATTAGTATGCCTTATACTGAATTTTTTAGTTTGTCCCTAccatattataatttgaaacttttatgCGTCCACATTaaccaaaataatagaaattcaCATATATTACACTCAGTATTTATCTAACTACTAATAGTTTCATTTATAACTTGAGTTTTGgctctaaaaaaatttaaaataaatcattcatgtgagaattatctcaataaataaatacaatattaTGAATCAGCATATTTTTtggtagagtttttttttttttttttttttggtataattaCATTAACTATCACTTAGTATTTAAATAAAcagcttttaatttttcaaattggtctcaaatattatatattcacaTAATGTGTGTAAGTGCGtgtatcatatataaattttgcccTCTCTCAACTCAAATCTTGGCTCCGCCACTAGTGAGAGATGAGCATACAGTGAGGCAAATGGCCTAATGTTTTGGTGCTAATCTCCTTTGTGTTCCTTAATAGGTGAGCTTTGGATATCATTAATTGTAGAGTTTGATTATGACCTTTAAATCTAAATCATCCAATGGTCAAGGTTGCCTAAGCATTTCTTTAAACTTGTGACCAAAATCTGCTTTGTTAAGACTTAACTTGGCATGTCTTAGCTTTTGATGGGTACTTTAGCAACTGCAATTAAGAATTTAATCAATATGTAATAAGTATATTTAGTATAACTAAGCAGTTACATATAGCATATGGTTAAGGAAGATCATGATTTTAGACATGTgagaatagatttttttttttttttttggagaaagcaTGTGAGAATAGAATTGAGTTCTGTGCTTGTTGGTGTAGAACAGTAATAGGACACGAGACATAAAGGCATTAGCTGGGGCGATGGGCAATTCTGTCcttcaaaaattgttttaaggtttcttattttaaataaaaggaaatttaCTCCACAAATTAATTCCGAGTGAAAGTAATGTTTTGCAACATGTGGTAAAATGGTTGAACATATTTATGACCATCTTGACCTTGTTTTCACTTATTATACGTGGGACTAGGGGTGTCAATTtgggttagcgtgtcgggttcgtgtcatgTCGAGGTAGGGTTATtagactaaatggctcaaccctaacccgacccatttaataatcgtgtcaggATCCTTTAACCCTAACCCGATTTATTAATAAGGTGGGTTggcctgacccaacccatttgacacatTTAATAAACGAATTGTGTTAGGTTGACATGAAtataacacaacccatttcaacctgcataatattaaatataacatctaaatttttgttgtttttcacTAATGGATATACGGATGTTATGGATCCAAGGGTTATGAATTCTATAATCCGCAACATATGAAATACACTTTTTGTTGCTTTTCAGCTTTTGCATCTTAACGCATCTTTATAAGATGGCCAACAggcataataatataatatcaaGTTGTCTTATTATCATTCAAAGAAACTAAAACAAGTGGACCATATCATGCaatcaagaaaaacacaaggCACATGGGTTCAAAGTTTACTGTACAAAATCTGAAAAGCATcatgcagaaaaaaaaaaaaaaaaaacatattagagagagagagagataaccgGCTTGAGAGTTTACACTTGAGTTTGACTGTTGAGAATTAGCGTGAGAAGAATAATACGgctggaataaaaaataaaaataaaaagatatttataaGAAGGTTTAGAGGTTTAGGATTTGTAAGGTTTAGAGATTTATGGTTTGTGaagttttaattttcagttatatctcttgtaaatttttgtaattacttacttttcttttttaatttaaaatatattatgtatataaaaggtatttgacaaatgtaaaataaaataattatttatatgttatacgagttaaacgggttgtgttaagtgggttATTTCGggtttgacacaaataaattgacgtgtcaaacgtgtctattgcgggttacgcgggttgacccgcttatgacacgtttcttatcgtgtcgcttttgggttgacccgtttatgacccaaacccattaaggcccaaccctaacccgaaaaaaaccgtgttgggttcgtgtcgtgttcgcgggttgggtcgaacattgacacccctacgtGGGACATATTAATATGCAATTTGGTAAGAATTTTGGGTGGAGCCATGGGTtttttgtttagtcaaatttagtaagtcaaaattcattgttttaggcACAATTTTCTTCAgttggctttttattttatttttaaatgcacGGTTAAAAGTGGTTAGCTTAATTTAAAACCAGTAGCAAtttaccacttaagatttattatgaaaatattgtggacgtaatattactctaaaataaaataataaaatatcagatTAGGACCCACCATAGCtagaaataaatatattgtaaaaatatcgtgactttttgttgtgtttctagacttttttttttggtttattcaatatgttgaaataaaattcattgtttaatgcataatttttttagtttgatttttttaacacattgtttcaagtttttttttttttttttaaataaaaatataaaaacacacacaaattgACGAAGTAACACTTTCCTTCTTTATATTCGGGGTAGTTGCATTCCCTCCTAAACtaaagttgaataatttcatcgcttatattttgtaaatgagtATATACCCCTATTGTTTCTCTCTTAATTAAAccctaacaaaatcttataattcctaaaatattCCATTGTGCAATGTCTAATATACTCctactaaattttaatgtcccaaaaaatttctttgtgtattttgaattttatgtggTAGACTGGTAGTCATGCTTGAAAAGTTAGAATGATAATATATGGTGTTCTATTTATTACCTAgagaacactaatttattagGTTTAATCTTCTAgacttataattttatctaatagaaactttgatgacatatgtcttttgttattttgttgtttttttaatttattttcctgcTTAAAAGggtattcattaaaaataagtaagcTAAATATAGTAGTTAGACtcaaaaataagataataaagaatgaaatatgaataacaaaatcttcGTTGTAGATGATTGtaagtatttaatttaataaagatcttcaaaaaaattgtagcatatattatcattcattacgaaaatttaaatattatccAAAGATGATGacattcattatcattttttgtagcattttttggtaaataaatattacatttaGCAAATAAGTTGTAAGAAATTGTCATAGTACATATATATTCAAAtagttattttaaatttaattacatgatttcatactttttcaaccaaaaaaactatattaattttcacaataaaggGCCGCACGTGCCTTGCCACACcatagatatatagataaggCAAAACGCTgagtaaagaaattaaaaaaaaaaaaattatataacagagagagagagagagagagagagagagagagagatcggaagGGACAGAGTACAGAGGGCTCCCCGAATCTCCTATCGGCCCGATCAGGTAAGTCTGTGATTAGAATCCTCAAGTTCCCATCTTGGCTAGTGGTCCAGGTTTATGAACTTATACTATGAGTCTTATCTTGTATTTTGTGTTCTCTACATCAAAACTTACCTTGTCATATGTTCCCATCACAAATCATTTACATTCattcctctcctttttttttttggggagaggGCAGGTTTTATATAGGGGTGTGCACAACCGGACTGTGGCCGACCCAAACGACCGGCTCTGACAATACCGCACCGCTGCTGAAGCCGACCGATGGAGCCGAGTCCGGTGAGCCGAGTCGGAAAGCAAATCTGAAACCGATTCTTGCACCGAACCGACCGATAAATCTGCTATATATACATATCCCTCGGAACGGCGTCGTTTAccgtagtttttctttttatttttttaacagaaCCCGTTTTGTGCACAACCCTAACCCTAACTCCCTAGgtataaattcattattttctcaGACCTTCCTTCTTAACTGTCTCAGTCTCTCTTTCGCCTATCGGCTTTGCTGGGTGCTGGCTCTCCTTGAGTCGTTGTCTGAcatgtctctctctcactgCCTCACCAGTCACCGGCTCACCGCCTCGCTGCCGCCAGCCACTCCGCCGATAACTCCATGTCTCCACTGTCCATCTCTCACCTTGCCATTTTAAAGATTCTCTCTCACTTTGAGTCCAACCGTCCAAGTCCATCTGTGAACTATGATCTGTCTAACGTTTTTTGTTTCTGGCATTTTTCAGCAATTTGATTTTTGGCATCTGTGAACTATATCTTTTACTctttgctttcatttatttattttatttagttaataaattAAATCTGGGGTTTTCTCATTGTATTGGCTTTGTCATTGTTGGACCGATTTCCTAATTGAGTATAATTTGTATCAGTATGTGTTGGAATATGTTTTTGTGTATGGCAGgtttttgtgtatgtttttgTGTTGGACcgttttaattttttaggctCTATCAATGATTGATATTTGACCGCTACCTATGTTTTTAAACCTGGTTTTGCTACTTTTAGACTGCTGTAATCTTGTGATTGAATCCTTAAATGTGtcgagagatatatatatatatatatatatatattatggatgCTTCATTCCAGAGCCAGATATCTTGCTCTAGAATGTCGCTGTGCTTGTATTAACGCTGAAAGCTCATGGCATTGGAGTTCACATTTCAACCTTTGCGCTAGTGATATGCTTGTTTATGGAAATTTCACTGAACTATATGAATACATCACATGTTTGTACCAATGATTGAAATTTTCACAACGCTTCCCTGCTAATAACCTGACTTTTGAAATTgtatctcataaaaaaatatcatttaggAATTTCTTTTCAATGA
The Quercus lobata isolate SW786 chromosome 10, ValleyOak3.0 Primary Assembly, whole genome shotgun sequence DNA segment above includes these coding regions:
- the LOC115964335 gene encoding transcription factor MYB98-like yields the protein MEDIRFLNEIPNFQSGGYLNLPQRNPIDIMGSDQSQMVFTTCRDIIKPLNFVLPDEVSCISAENGYYKKIGMNKNRALPITKKPQKGCKKSNVVKGQWTVEEDRHLIQLVKQYGVRKWSYIAQMLPGRIGKQCRERWHNHLRPDIKKDTWSEEEDKVLIQAHAEIGNKWAEIAKRLPGRTENSIKNHWNATKRRQYSKRKCRSKYPRGSLLQEYIKGLNLDPSNMVQNRRKTSSSNATANNTTTKTPTQLPQYTDQFCPNARLFPNYDFNEVPNFCFDENMFQESCSIDSLLDDMHCAPVVVDENDFDMDIPVDMTPVVDCGVKKELDLVEMMSQFNEAKCVSP